In Leuconostocaceae bacterium ESL0723, the following proteins share a genomic window:
- the asp1 gene encoding accessory Sec system protein Asp1: MSVTIMPNWQGYLNDVPQMDHSLHQARLFLEKKQAVHFVVRDYLPKLRHILASKQVEAATYWSAFDELQQVDWQDEQPLSLDDFTWPEGVEFVYMYDRVVVMLKQHHYATVWPNYPASDHYDRIDLLEKGQLKQQLTLDDRGFVSRVLTFEGAAVTSVDYLNPSGAVVVHENYADGVVTTRRLSWTDQTKFSNLAVLVDEVVQRYFSQHLELGPVVVDQSLANVQTLMTGAISQPVITSYDSNQSSSTTTVPNQAQVVVTGAGAAYDALNAQAQVPVELVPPFAARVKLGQSNASSALPIYWFIDQVDMAMHGPVMEQLLMLARYTPDLVIICEAKQAPTELQAMVTKAQAEQGDEDLNLTEQFQFLGPQSEEQRQDYFQTVRVLIDLSQNPDQYLQTLALSKGVPQVDAVASPYVQAGQNGQIVKDSAQLVLALNDYLDNINKWAQAQNAAVQLANQFDSDVIWERWQQIFQTLKQSSGDHNE, from the coding sequence ATGTCAGTTACCATTATGCCCAACTGGCAGGGCTACTTAAATGATGTGCCACAGATGGATCATAGTCTCCACCAGGCCCGCCTCTTTTTAGAAAAAAAACAGGCGGTTCATTTTGTGGTACGCGATTATTTACCGAAGTTGCGCCATATCCTGGCTAGTAAGCAGGTGGAAGCTGCCACATACTGGTCAGCCTTTGATGAATTGCAGCAAGTTGACTGGCAAGATGAGCAGCCACTGAGCTTGGATGACTTTACCTGGCCAGAAGGGGTCGAGTTTGTTTACATGTACGACCGGGTCGTGGTCATGTTAAAACAGCACCACTACGCCACCGTTTGGCCTAACTACCCGGCCAGCGACCACTATGACCGGATTGATTTACTAGAAAAAGGCCAGCTTAAGCAGCAGTTGACCCTTGACGACCGGGGCTTTGTTTCCCGGGTTTTGACCTTTGAAGGCGCTGCAGTTACCAGTGTTGACTACCTAAACCCCAGTGGGGCCGTAGTCGTTCACGAAAACTACGCTGATGGCGTGGTGACCACCCGCCGGTTAAGCTGGACCGATCAGACGAAGTTCAGTAATTTAGCCGTCTTGGTTGATGAAGTGGTTCAGCGCTACTTCAGCCAGCACCTTGAATTAGGACCGGTCGTGGTCGACCAGTCCCTGGCCAACGTGCAGACTTTGATGACTGGCGCAATCAGCCAGCCGGTTATTACCAGTTATGACAGTAATCAAAGCAGTTCAACCACGACCGTGCCTAACCAGGCGCAGGTAGTGGTGACGGGGGCCGGAGCAGCCTACGATGCCTTAAATGCCCAAGCCCAGGTACCAGTTGAATTGGTACCACCATTTGCCGCCCGGGTGAAATTAGGGCAGTCCAATGCCAGTTCGGCCCTGCCAATTTACTGGTTTATTGACCAGGTTGACATGGCCATGCACGGCCCAGTGATGGAACAGTTGCTGATGTTGGCCCGCTACACACCGGACCTGGTCATTATTTGTGAGGCTAAGCAGGCCCCTACTGAATTACAGGCGATGGTGACCAAGGCCCAGGCCGAGCAGGGTGACGAAGATTTGAACCTGACGGAACAGTTCCAGTTCCTTGGTCCACAAAGTGAAGAACAGCGCCAGGACTATTTCCAAACAGTCCGCGTCCTAATTGATCTGAGCCAAAATCCAGACCAGTACCTACAGACCCTGGCCCTCTCTAAGGGAGTTCCCCAGGTTGACGCCGTGGCCAGTCCTTATGTTCAGGCTGGTCAAAACGGGCAGATTGTTAAAGATTCAGCTCAACTAGTACTGGCCTTAAACGATTACCTGGATAACATTAACAAATGGGCCCAGGCCCAAAATGCGGCCGTACAGCTGGCCAACCAGTTTGACAGTGATGTCATCTGGGAGCGCTGGCAGCAAATTTTTCAGACTTTAAAGCAGAGCAGTGGTGACCACAATGAGTGA
- a CDS encoding glycosyltransferase gives MKVELINSLDYASFPGISWQIEQVKNGQSDELWLATPHEDAYQLVRELGLAPHQVYDVYARAYLSDDDNRQNGIWFADLPVPNQAQIVVNDDWTKSVTSVGQELAQVRWFVNSNRIVQAVSWLDNDGVIDYKDIYQRDGRLFAKQYFSEGTLLESDFYLGQDHPQTQDFYFEGQRNFVYANGEKYPSAEAYVADIGNHHPENEYRITQVGRELDFAPKGTTLAFPDTVLDDQGNVLGNLVAILKNDGHPVEHVQVTAKDFALLKKAGLPLKRVSVFKP, from the coding sequence ATGAAAGTTGAACTAATCAACTCCCTGGATTACGCGAGTTTTCCAGGAATCAGTTGGCAAATCGAACAAGTAAAAAACGGTCAAAGTGACGAACTCTGGCTGGCTACCCCCCACGAGGACGCTTACCAGTTGGTCCGGGAACTGGGCCTAGCCCCTCACCAGGTTTATGACGTTTATGCCCGCGCTTATCTGAGTGATGACGATAACCGGCAAAACGGTATCTGGTTTGCGGACTTACCCGTCCCTAATCAGGCCCAGATTGTTGTTAATGACGACTGGACCAAGAGTGTAACCAGTGTCGGCCAGGAGCTGGCCCAGGTTCGCTGGTTTGTCAATTCCAATCGGATTGTCCAGGCTGTTTCCTGGTTAGATAATGATGGGGTCATTGACTACAAGGACATCTACCAGCGCGATGGCCGCCTCTTTGCCAAGCAGTATTTTAGCGAGGGTACCTTGCTAGAGTCTGACTTTTACCTGGGACAAGACCACCCCCAAACTCAGGACTTCTACTTTGAAGGACAGCGCAACTTTGTCTACGCTAACGGTGAGAAGTACCCGAGTGCCGAAGCTTACGTGGCTGACATCGGTAACCACCACCCTGAAAATGAGTACCGGATTACCCAGGTCGGCCGGGAACTTGACTTTGCCCCTAAGGGAACGACCTTGGCCTTCCCAGATACGGTTTTGGATGATCAGGGGAATGTCTTGGGTAACCTGGTGGCGATTTTGAAAAACGATGGTCACCCGGTCGAACACGTTCAGGTTACCGCTAAGGATTTTGCCCTCTTAAAGAAGGCTGGCCTGCCATTAAAGCGGGTTTCAGTCTTTAAGCCCTAA
- a CDS encoding glycosyltransferase: protein MNFFVNKGMGHGNSGVEHAQFYRAARFREKNIPFKLIFTDLLPELHQHMREWHLAENEVIGLYDYLLSDDPDTYLQNGIAEPRTYQEDTLWDLTNTQRIQTRQTTGEYQETIQRDKRYSEEKKIYLVDDSRVILENGTHSISWHYRDRGSRGKLATSIRLHNFRGQDYFFNTFEALVAFFFEDLEKRFNHNIYLVDRGNENEEALVKLKLAGLDLKIIDIVHAAHLVEFEDGHPLFNNFYQYMFDHFDEMDAVITATKLQRDAMKQHLENYVNPAGLDKIKAIPVGGAEFAAPAKHWNGQTAKFVTASRLHPEKHISQIISAIDILRKNGVDARLDIYGDGGDKQALNDRIKQLNLGEYVTLKGLSQQVVKDLQAYDVFVSASYSEGFGLTYIEAISDALPIATYANLYGAQELVHEGQNGALAEFSRSDEDEAQNIKNLADAMQRVLNNYDQLSAGAHQVAEAYQPAVIAEQWAQLMGEFA from the coding sequence ATGAATTTCTTTGTAAACAAGGGGATGGGCCATGGTAATAGTGGGGTGGAGCACGCCCAATTTTACCGTGCCGCCCGTTTTCGCGAAAAAAATATTCCGTTTAAGTTAATTTTTACCGATTTGTTACCCGAACTGCACCAGCATATGCGGGAATGGCACCTTGCCGAAAACGAGGTCATCGGTCTCTATGACTACCTCCTTAGTGATGATCCCGATACATATTTGCAAAACGGTATTGCTGAGCCCCGCACCTATCAAGAAGACACCCTCTGGGACCTAACCAACACCCAGCGGATTCAGACCCGGCAGACGACCGGTGAATACCAGGAAACCATTCAACGCGATAAGCGTTATTCTGAGGAAAAGAAAATTTACCTGGTCGATGATAGCCGCGTGATTTTGGAAAATGGCACCCATTCAATTAGCTGGCATTACCGTGACCGCGGTTCTCGTGGTAAGTTGGCTACCAGCATTCGCCTCCATAATTTCCGTGGACAGGATTATTTCTTTAACACTTTTGAAGCCCTGGTTGCCTTTTTCTTTGAGGACCTAGAGAAGCGCTTTAACCACAATATTTACCTGGTTGACCGTGGTAATGAAAACGAGGAAGCCTTGGTCAAGTTGAAGCTAGCCGGGTTGGACCTGAAGATTATTGATATCGTGCATGCCGCCCACCTGGTTGAGTTTGAAGACGGTCACCCGCTCTTTAATAATTTTTACCAGTACATGTTTGACCACTTTGACGAAATGGATGCGGTCATCACAGCCACTAAGTTGCAGCGTGATGCCATGAAGCAGCATCTGGAAAACTACGTAAACCCAGCTGGGCTAGATAAGATCAAGGCTATCCCAGTTGGTGGGGCCGAATTTGCGGCTCCGGCTAAACACTGGAACGGGCAAACTGCTAAGTTTGTGACGGCTTCCCGTCTGCACCCAGAAAAGCATATCAGTCAGATTATTAGCGCCATCGATATTCTCCGTAAAAATGGGGTGGATGCCCGTCTAGATATTTACGGGGATGGTGGCGACAAGCAGGCACTAAATGACCGGATTAAGCAGCTTAACTTGGGTGAGTACGTGACCCTAAAAGGTCTCAGTCAGCAGGTGGTGAAGGACTTACAGGCTTACGATGTCTTTGTTTCGGCTTCCTATTCAGAAGGCTTTGGTCTGACTTACATCGAGGCGATTTCGGATGCTCTCCCAATTGCCACTTATGCCAACCTCTATGGGGCCCAGGAACTGGTTCACGAAGGCCAAAACGGGGCGCTAGCCGAATTTAGCCGGTCTGACGAGGATGAAGCCCAAAACATTAAGAACCTGGCTGATGCCATGCAGCGGGTTTTGAACAACTATGATCAGTTGTCCGCTGGGGCACACCAGGTGGCCGAGGCTTACCAGCCGGCTGTAATCGCCGAGCAGTGGGCCCAGTTGATGGGAGAATTTGCATGA
- the pta gene encoding phosphate acetyltransferase has protein sequence MELFEQLKSQIKPNQQRIVFAEGEDERILGAAVRLKQDGLLQPILLGDQAEIKALAQQNDWDLTGLEIIDPSQYPADKLNQMRSALVKRRNGKTDADTAAKWLKDNNYFATMLVYLDEADGMVSGATHPTGDTVRPALQIIKTAPGSSRISGAFIMQKGDDRYVFADAAINIDVNAHTMAEIAVQSAQTAQVFGLDPEVAMLSFSTKGSARGEEVEKVVKATQLAKEMAPKLADHIDGELQFDAALVPRVAQAKAPDSRVAGHANVFVFPNLEAGNIGYKIAQRLGGFEAIGPILQGLAKPVSDLSRGASEEDVYKVAIITAAQALA, from the coding sequence GTGGAGTTATTTGAACAGTTAAAATCCCAGATTAAGCCCAACCAGCAGCGGATTGTTTTTGCTGAAGGGGAAGATGAACGTATTCTCGGCGCTGCCGTCCGGCTGAAGCAAGACGGCCTGTTGCAGCCGATTTTACTGGGGGACCAGGCTGAAATTAAGGCGCTCGCCCAGCAAAACGACTGGGACTTGACTGGCCTTGAAATCATTGATCCCAGTCAGTATCCAGCTGATAAGTTAAACCAGATGCGCTCAGCCCTGGTTAAGCGGCGTAACGGTAAAACTGATGCGGATACTGCCGCTAAGTGGCTCAAAGACAATAATTACTTTGCAACCATGCTGGTTTATCTAGATGAAGCTGATGGCATGGTTTCTGGGGCCACCCATCCGACCGGTGATACCGTGCGGCCAGCCCTGCAAATCATTAAAACCGCACCCGGTTCCAGTCGGATTTCGGGGGCCTTTATCATGCAAAAGGGGGATGACCGCTATGTCTTTGCGGATGCGGCCATCAACATTGACGTTAATGCCCACACCATGGCCGAAATTGCCGTTCAGTCTGCCCAAACGGCCCAGGTCTTTGGCTTAGACCCTGAAGTGGCCATGCTGTCCTTTTCAACTAAGGGTTCGGCCCGCGGTGAAGAAGTTGAGAAGGTGGTTAAAGCCACTCAGCTAGCCAAGGAAATGGCGCCTAAGTTGGCGGACCACATTGATGGTGAGCTGCAGTTTGACGCCGCTTTGGTGCCTCGCGTTGCCCAGGCTAAGGCCCCTGATTCTCGGGTTGCTGGCCATGCCAATGTCTTTGTTTTCCCAAACCTTGAGGCCGGAAACATTGGCTATAAAATTGCCCAGCGCCTGGGTGGCTTTGAAGCCATCGGTCCGATTTTGCAGGGACTGGCCAAGCCAGTTTCAGACCTGTCACGGGGGGCTAGCGAAGAAGACGTGTACAAGGTGGCCATTATCACGGCTGCTCAAGCGCTGGCCTAA